TCATAGACATTTTGCATATGTTTATAAGCAACCACATTATTGGTTCTAGTagcctttcatttcatttcatcttcttgGATTTTTCAGGTAAtagatttttcaaataataattctttctgttccttcctAATATTTAtcgtttcctttttcttattacaCTGGATTGAATTTCCAGTCTCAGTTGAACAATGGTAATGATAGTGCACCATCTTGTCTTGATCTTTTTTTAATAGCCATGcctctttctcttcagtgctgATAATGGCTGCTGATTTGAAAAGAATCTACTTCAGAGTCCTTTTCTtagttagattttctttttaaaatcagatagtaaatgttttattaaatacCTTTGTAATATCAAATAAGAGAGTCGTGAGCTTTTAATGTGATGAGTAGTCTAAAAATGTCCTTTTGTTCTTAGAATAGTCCTACTCGGCTGTGTAGTTTTCCTAAATACAGAgctattatttcataataaatgacattttttattaatattcatgagactacttttttatttgtttgtaaaatACCAAGCTTGTGATAGATTGCTAAACTACATTAGAATACTTTCACATTTCATGTATCttggattaattttaaaatcttagtaATTATCTGTACTCTAGCATTATAGAACATGATAGTAAATTTTCAGGGCCTGATACTTTTTTGAAGCAATGGTTAAAAAACTGAAACTTTTAAATTTGTAGCTGTTAAGTGTAGTCAGTGTCAATGTCAGTCCCTTTTTGTAATATCCTCAGTCATCTCTTAGGTGATAAAATTTGCCttctaatttacttttttgtttttgttttttcctctaaaaAAGAGTCATGGAAATAATATTgcatgaagttttttttaaaaacatttggatGTGTTTGAACatgtttaaatgcatttttcttatCTAGTGGTACCCTTCTGCGTTtcagtattcatttaaaaatattaattagatGTAACTTTTAAAGGTATTGTTTATACAATTTCCATTTTTGAGTGTTTATTTTGGTTTACTTCTTGGTTTgtgtatttgttcttttattttgttagGGCACATATGTGAGTGGTAGACCTCCAAGGACTTGTTATACATATTCTAATATACTTATCAATGAGCAGCATCTTGCTTGACTATAGTAGTCATGAATGTTAGTTTTATTTCCCTCAAAACATAAGTTTTGCTCTATTGCTTTTGGgaaggaaatatatattatatggaaGAAGTTTGATGtcatttttaacttttgcttgtgaaattttttttcttaaccctaaaatggaaaaaacaaaattattttacgTTTATATAAACGTttcttcattaatattttctgGCAATTGATCTGTCTTTAATGACTTTTCAGTAGAGATACTTGATATAGGGATCCTCCAAAAAAGATACTTTAGTCTTTTATTTGGTTTGGGAGATCCTACATGCAtaagttatctattgctgtgtaaaaaATTTACCCCAAAACATAGTGGCTTTAAAACAATATCCATGTATTATCTGTCAGTTTCTGTGTGCCAGGAATCCAGGCATGACGTAACTCAATCTTCTACCTCAGTCTCTCTCTCAAGGCTGCAGTCAAAGTGTCAGCCAGAGCTGGGAACTCATGTGAAGGCTTAACTGGGGAAGGATCATGCTTCCAGGTCAACTCTGTCCTAATCTAGTGCTTTTTTTCACTGCAACACATATTGCTATTGTTAATTTATTTGATAGTGTATTGTTAATTTATTTGATAACGTATTGTTAATTTATTTCATAGTCACATTTGGATCTCATATCAAGCCCAGAAAACACctggttcatttctttttgtttgttttaagttttgtgtgtggtgcatgtgagtgcatgtgtgtgtgtgtgtctgtgtgtgtgtgtgtgtgtgtgtgtgcagctaGAGATAGTTACAGAGGGGATCAGGAAGGGAGGAGAGTGTTGacagcttttttctattttaagaattgtaatagttttttttccctctgtaggTGCCTTAGCTGGACCAATTATTGTGGAGCCACATGTCACAGCAGTATGGGGAAAGAATGTTTCATTAAAGTGTTTAATTGAAGTAAATGAAACCATAACGCAGATTTCATGGGAGAAGATACATGGCAAAAGTTCACAGACTGTTGCAGTTCACCATCCCCAATATGGATTCTCTGTTCAAGGAGAATATCAGGGAAGAGTcttgtttaaaaattactcaCTTAATGATGCAACAATTACTCTGCATAACATAGGATTCTCTGATTCTGGAAAATACATCTGCAAAGCTGTTACATTCCCGCTTGGAAATGCCCAGTCCTCTACAACCGTAACTGTGTTAGGTGGGTATGCTTGAATTATGTATTCTGGTGATACTGGTGaagattataataaaaatatttttaagaaattaaaatggttGAAATTTGATTTAACTTtagttttaaagtaaaataattcaaatatgaTTTTTCAAGATCCTTAAAATTTATGATTATTGGTttcctttaaataaaatcttGTCTGTATATACCTACTTATCTATGTAATGCTGCATAGTTTTAGCTAGTGTCTATGAAAGATAGTGATGAGTTTTAATTATAATCTAAGTTCTGAGTTTCTgtaacatctttattttcattatctctcCTCAAATTTTCAGCCTTTAATTAAATTACCAtcttaacttttttcatttttaaaaaattgagttttgCATCTAGGAGCCATTGACAcctcatgttttaatttttcatatcaaATGTTATTCCTGCTATTTTAGATTTGCATAACTATCTGAATATTGTGCTTTCACTCATAATAGTGATATTCCACTATTTCCTATGATACCTGTTAAAGTTTATGGTAAAATGTTGACAAAGCTCATTAACCTTAAGCTACTTGCAGTGAAATGTAAACCAATTTGGAAATACTGATAAGTACTTTTGAaatgatagaaatgaaaattgaGGAGCAATAGCAACTGGTGGCTGCTCACATGAAGATCTACTGCTTAGATTCTTATTCAGACTGCTACTAGTAGTGTAGGTAGTTGACAGCTTCCAGCTGTTAGGTCCTTTAAGATTACTTCAGTTTTCAGGGCTATTCTTTTTGTGAGTGACCTCAGGCCAGTGACTGAGTGAGGCAGTGGTAGCCAAGGGTAAGCGCTTCTTGGGGCTAGTGGTTGAACAGGATATTAGTGTGAAGATTTTTACCCAAAGTGGGACTCCTTTAATGGAATATGCCCATTGGCCTGAATGGAGACTTTGTCAGGGTACTGGTAGCTCCATTTACTCAATTgaatcttccttctctcttttctcccagtTATCACTCCCTGATAAACTTTTTGTACTTCTCACATCACACACAGTGTCTGCTTCCCGGAGAACCAAACAAGTTAATAGCTCCAATGTTTAAGGACATAATATTAGTGTCTCTGAAGTATAGGACAGCAATTTTGTccaaatttattacatattttttcatgttgagagatattttaatataaaattagatatCTGAGGCTTAATATATTTAAGACACTGCCCTAAGAGCTGTGGGGACATATAACTTACATTTAAgagatttatatttttgagaaattttctGATTGGAAGGCAAGGCGTGAATATCTGAAAACTCACGTGCAGGACATCAGTAAAAAAGGTAACATAAAGTATGTTTATGATCACAAgtatggctcactcctgtaatcccagcactttgggaggcagaggcaggtggatcacttgaggtcaggagtacaagaccagcctggccaacatggcaaaaccccatctctactaaaaatgcaaaaacatagccaggcatggtagcgcatgcctgtaatcccagctagtcgggtgGCTGGGTCTTGAGAATCACctgtacccgggaggcagaagttgcagtgagctgagattacaccactgtacttccagcctgggcaacagaatgagactctctcaaaaagaaaaaaagaaaaaaaaggaccttgcatgtgaaaagagcaagcTCATGGGGATAAAAtcacttttcattttgctttaaattGTAGTAGTTCCCTCTAAATTAATACAGTACTTACTGGCTTAAAATCCAGGCTGTTTGTTACAAGATTAGTCATTATTTTGCCCACACCTACTTCTCTTGCTTCATTTGTTCTACTCCTTGCTGCTGTTTTTTCAAAAACCCAAGTCTTATCATCATCATAAACTATTTGCAGTTCTTTTGACCTATGTTTTTATGGGTGTATCTCTTTCTGCCTGGATTGCCTTTTTTTCtggcctttctttcttccatgtAACTATTCATCAAATCACATCCTTTTAGTAGCCATTCTTGACCCCTTTCTCCAAATCTGATGCTTTTTTGGCTGTCATTGTTACGTTGAACATATCTTTTTGTAGCAGTTATCACactattataaatgttttctgcAGTATAAACAAACAAGGGTTGGAGAGTaactatgcatttaaaaatttaattttatgtccTTAAAACCAATAAGAGTTTCCAGTATATAGCAGTCATACAGTGTTATTTGAGTAGGATATAGGAATGGATTAGTGAACTTGGTAGTCAAGAAGTATTTCGTAGGAGAGGTAGTTGAGTCAGTCAGTGGTGATTAGGTTTTGGGTAggcaaaaatgaaagaatatgaaaatgGTATTCTAGGATTGTGATAGTATGTAAACCAAGGCAGGGAAAACAAAACGATATGCAGTTCACCCTTGAACATCATGGGTTAGAGCTGTGTGGGTCCCTTTATACATGGATGTTTTTTCAACTAACTGCAAGTAGAAAATAGAGTATTTGTGGGATGTGAAACCTGCATATATGAAGGGCCGACTTTCTGTACATGGGTTCCGTAGGGCTAACTGCAGGACTTAAGTATGCACGGATTTGTTTATACTCAGGGATGCTGGAACCGACCCTCATCCCACTGCAGAATACTAAGGGACCACTATACATTAAGGGAAAATTTTCTTAACCCCAGTGTTGTTGAAATTTGGGGCCAGAATTCTTTGTTGTAGTGAGCTGTACTATTCGTTGTAGACAGCATCTGTGGCCTCTAAACACTATGCCAGTAAATGCCAATAGCATTCCTTGTTGTTAAACTCAtaatgtctccagacactgccaagtGTCTTCAAGAGGGGAGCAGGAGTTAGTGGGTAATCACCGCCTGTTGAGAGCCCTGTGTTAGTGGAACACTGAATAAGTAATTTATTCGTTGTTCAAAGGATTTACATAAAGTACAAgaattaaattttagaattatagaGTGGGACCACATTAAAGTAACTTGAATGCCAGAACAGGGAATTTGAGCTCTGTTACTGGAAATTCATACTTTGTATTCAATAGTTGTACTGCCTCTCACCTGTCTTCTATTCTCAGACCCTTGCTATTTAAAATGTAGTTcatggaccagcagcattggcatcacttgagaacttgttaaaaataaagaatttcagaTCCCTCTTAGGCTTATTGAATGATAGTCTGCATTTTAGCAAGATTCACCAGTGACTTATATATACAgtgaagtttgagaaacactgctttgATCACATCACATAGAGGAACGCCTAACTCACGACTGACCTGATTTAGAGAGCAATGTGATGACAGTTGTGATTAGGAAGATGGGTCTGGTGTTTTTGATCATTTGAAATGAAGAGGTCCTTAAATCATAATATCTCAGCTGTGAGACCATGAAGATTTAcaattaattttgtaatttctgcCACATGAATGCAGACAAGAACTGTTACAGAGGAATAATTAGCAGAATTTTGTATCTGATTGgatataagaagtaaggaaagttTGAACAGTAATAGGTTTTGAAAGTTTGTGATTAAATTATGTTACTGCTAGTTAAATGGGCACATATGAATGAAAAACAGGTGTTGGTGATTGGGAGGATAAAATGATTTTGGTGTTAAGTTTGAGTTTGAGGAGCTAATAGGTGGAAATAACCAGGTGTAGGTAGTTAGAAGCTGAGGTGTCAAGCCTTGTATTAAAATTGGGGAAAGTTCAGAATCATCTGGGTAGTAGTCTATCAGATAAAAGTTTTTAAGTGAgatacaaaagtaattgcaggcCCAGGactgattatttatttaaaggaaGAGGTTAGAAAAAATAAGAGTTCTCAGAGAGAGTTATGAGAAGAACTCAGGCAGAGTAATATCATATGAAGAAAAGATAGGAAAGTTTTTAAGGAAATATTACTCTAGCAACCATTTCCACAGTAAGAAATAAGCCCTACAGAAAATGTTTTGACTATTTTTTAGTTTCTCCTAAGGACAGCACGTAGCTAGTATCATTCTAAATGCATAACTTAGGAATTACTTCATTACTTACAACAAATACTTTAACACATTAGGATTTAATTCTTTTCAACTGCTTGGGAAGAGCTGTGCTCAAATATCAGATTCAACAAAGTTAAAGAGACTAGACATAAAAGTGTTGAGTTTTAGATTAGGGGTCTTTGATGACATTAGAGTTTCAATGGAGTGGTAGTAGCAGAACCAAATTTAAGGAATATAGTATTTGCACCACGTATAATCACAAATGACTGTTTTCCCAAATCTATGTAGAACTTTTACTcaccagtaagaaaaaaatagacagcTGGCTATAATAGGCattttgcagaagaaaagattccaAATGActcataaacatatgaaaagatctTCAACCTCATTCATAATCTGAGATATTAAACATAAAATCTCAGTGGCATACCATTACATACCTATCAGATTGCAAACATTGAGAAGTCTGTGACAATATCAGCTGGGTGACAATATCAACTGGTGAGTATATGGACCAGCAAGAGTGCTAGACTGGGAGGAAATTGGTACTTTGGAAAGGTTTTTGAAATTATCTGATAAAGTTGAAAATAAGTAGTAGCAATTCTGAAGATATACTTGTGCACAAATATGCTAAGATACATGAATGGAAATGTTTCTTGTAAAATTGTTCAGATGAAACAGGAACTCCATGTCCATTAATAAACTATAAAGCAATTAAAACTAATAATATATACAATTGTATATAAATCCAAatggtctaaaaataaaaaagtaaaaaaatgaattCCAGAAACAATAAGCTAAAGCCAAATGTTCCAATATGAATGAATCTCCAGAACACAAAGTTGAGtcaaagaaaaagtacaaaaatacatGTGGTCCAATTCCATTCTTAAAAAGTTCAGAAACAGGCTAAACTGTGTTGTTTAGATTTGCATGAGTTGGTTGTAGaactataatgaaaaataaacagttgATCTCCAAAGTCAATATAGTAGTTTCACATTGAGGCAGGCAGGTTTTTAAGATGTAGTAGAGGAATATGAGGGACTTGTGAGGTTCCAGTAATAATGTTTGTTAAGATGTGTGGTGGTTATATGGATGTTTAAAATTGTTCATTGCGTGTGTTGCGTGtactttttcatttgttattttacagTAATGCATCTTACGAAAGGAACTACATAAGGAAAATAATCATATCCATGAGAGTAAAATGTGAAGTAAAAATAGGTTTCAAAGtaaaatgtgaaacaaaattTGGTTCTTTCAATACCATCAAGAACAGATGGTATTGAAAGAACCGACTTGAAAtcctggaaatgaaaaaaaaaaaaatcattgaaataaaaactCAATGCACACAGTAAACTGAAGACTGGACACAAAATTTATGAAGTCAGTACTGAGGAATTTACACAGAAGCACATAACAATTGctggaaaatgtgaaaagataaGAGATGTTGGGGGTCGAGTAGATTGAGAGGTTCTAACATTGTTACTTTACCCTGCTGAGGAACTTtcttatattggaagaagatagGTGGTATGTCCATTCCAATAAACTTAACTATTAGTGATGGTACCTGTTAGGATGACCTTGAAGTATATGTTGTAAATAAAAGTAATTGAACACATTCAGCAACCTTAATTggttcttttggatatatgagGAGTTAAAGGTTGAAAGTTCAAAAGGCagtgttttaaatgaaattattgagTCACTTATTGGGccaagaaaaacatttcatctcCAAAGCGTATGTTgagaggaacttttttttttcataacattttaaCAGTAAGTCAAAATCATAACttacttttaaaagtgtttgctttaaaatttttttgctgCAAAAtgaagctatatatatatttttttatatatgtataaaacttaTCTTGCAGATAAATAATACCTTTAATCTCATAAAGGGAATTGTGATCTAGTTCACAGaaattttttgtatatgttaaGTTGGAAGGAATGCATCGTTCCCTAAAGGAATGTATATCTTTATCAGGTAGAGCCATCTTTGTAGTGGTGGTATGAATTCTTGGTCTCATTTGTCCTGGCTTATGATCTTTAGTTTTTCCAAGAATGTGATTGACGATGGCATTACCTAAAAAATGTGTGTAGATTTTATATGCAGTTGTCCTTAAGCTTGTGAAATATGTTTAGATGTGACTTGCAAAGATATAAACATATTCTTGTTTGAAtgtaactaattttttaaaaaatatttaaacagttgAACCCACTGTGAGCCTGATAAAAGGGCCAGATTCTTTAATTGATGGAGGAAATGAAACAGTAGCAGCCATTTGTATCGCAGCCACTGGAAAACCTGTTGCACATATTGACTGGGAAGGTGATCTTGGTGAAATGGAATCCACTACAACTTCTTTTCCAAATGAAACGGCAACGATTATCAGCCAGTACAAGCTATTTCCAACCAGATTCGCTAGAGGAAGGCGAATTACTTGCGTTGTAAAACATCCAGCCTTGGAAAAGGACATCCGATACTCTTTCATATTAGACATACAGTGTAAGTAAATGtaacatttgcttttttaatattTGTCAGTATGTTTATCAAACTATTTTTAGTTTGAATATTTAATAGCTTtcccttgtttatttttgtttttcttttaattttgtttgtgttttcatggaaaatttcatttaaccaaaacatttttaatcaCTTTTGTAAAGATGAACAGATGACTTTAAAGTTGCTCTCCaacttaaaattataatgtaaCCATTTCCTTTTAAGATCTTAAAAGTAGGCTCGACTTAGGGAGTTATGGCAACTTGTACCTCAAAATGTACAGTGCTGAAGAACAAACAACTTCTGCATTCTAATTAATTGAGCTGTTATTCAGTTTCACTGATGCTGCCCATCTACTTTCTTGttactgtttttgagatggagtcttcctctgctgccagcctggagtgcagtggcacgatctctgctcactgcaacttccgcctcctgggttaagtgattctcctgcctcagcctcccaagtagctgggattacaagcgtgcaccaccatgcccagctaatttttgtatttttagtacagatggggtttcaccatgttggccaggctggtctccatctcctgaccttgtgatcctcccgcctcggtctcccacagtgctgggaatacagtcctgagccaccacacctggccttgttttcTTTGACTTCCCTATATGCATATTAATTAGtttgaaaatctgtatttttcaatattatttctaATCTTGTCTCATTGATCATGTTATAAGAATTTTCTtagattaaaaaacaatattttaaatacatcatTGGATAATGACCATTGTAGATACAGTCAAAGCTGAGCCACTTGTtacttgtatatttttgttaagGTATACTTTcctgtgtatgtgtttatatattcttttgtatctACTTTTCCCTTTGAATAAagtttcttagtttttaataCATTCTTTATGATTTGtataccatttaaaaatttcGAGTAGTAGAAAAGGTGATGGCTGTGGATAGTTTATAGCAAAGATAATGAAAATTAGGCAGATTAGAGATAACATTAGGAAAAGTATTTAGGTTCTGCTTTTACTTCTATCCATGTACAAATTATAAATTTAGGTGTTTTTGAGGgaattctattttttgttgttgctacttATTTGCTTTTTGATATGACATGCATGGAGTTTTAAGTTACACATATTCATTACACTTGGTGTAATGTTTTTTAAAGCTAATTCTCAGGATCTTTTTCAGCCTTTATAGGGTTAACTTGAAAAGCTGTCGTTCAAAAACTGTTACTGCCATTGCATTCTTAAATGCTAATACCAGCTTTTCCTAATTCTCTGGAGAATTctgttgaaatttttctttttccttttcctacctTGCTTTTACAGAgtcttaacttttttctttttctcataaaattCAGATCCCGATTGGAAGTTAATGTattttgcatatgcatatatgtttaccTTTCCAGTGTCTAATAATGACTGATATTTtcaatttgtagttttttgtttgcttgaatGAAAtcttagatatataaaatatttcttctaatgtAAGTGTTTATAATATGGTTTTGATTTATTGGCTTACTCCTAAAATGTTCTTAGAATAGTcatgatatttttccttttgtaaattggAGACCTATAGAACATGTAAACAAACTTAAATATTGTCTTATATGACAAATTTATGCCTCAATATTTAGAGGTATCCTTTTGGGATACTTTAATGCCTAAACTCACAGATATATGGACTGTTCTTTCAGCAACATTTTTTAGTACCACTTTTAAGTTACAAAAATGTTTGTTAatctttgctgtttctttttttaaatttctaagatAATTATACCTTATTAAAAGTTCAGTTTTTTACAACTCTTTTGTAAACTTTGCTTTCCAGTAGGACAGTCTTCCCTGGCAGAGGTAAATACTGATCTGGTCTCTCTCTAGCTTCTCATGAGATCATATGCTGCTAACTTAGTTTTCTATGTAGCTCACAGAAAACTAGAGAGTCTCTGCATCATACATAATTTAACACTTCCTTGGGGAAGCCTTTTATCACCTCCAACCCCATCCCCAACCTAAATTAggcctttctttttatattctctcTTAGCATCCTATTCTTTTCTTCCTGGCCCTCATAAGGGATTTTAGTTAAGTATTTTTAAGTGTCATCTTCCCTATTACTATTAGAATGTaaattgtatgtatataaagTCTGTGTGTATACCAAACACCTAAAACAgtgtagtgcagtggtatgaacttggctcacggcaagctctgcctcccaggttcacaccattctcctgcctcagcctcccgagtagctggggctacaggcacccaccatcacgcctggctaatttttttttttttttttttttgtatttttcagtagagacggggtttcactgtgttagccaggatggtcttgatctcctgacctcatgatttgcccgccttggcctcccaaagtgctaggattacaggcgtgagccaccgtgcctggccaaaacagtgTATTATTTCTAAGTACTATGCCTCACACTCATTAGGAGCCAAACAAAATGATGGTTGAATGAATGATAGGTTTGGACTTAATAGTTTGGAAGTATGTATTTATATTGCTGGTAGATATGGATTCAACTAATTATGTGGCACATATGCTAAAAGACTTTTGGGTACGTGAAATGGATAAGTTTATGTTTTAGTACATTTGAGTCCCTAGCTAATTTACTTCAGTTGTAAGTATGTGGTCATAGAAAGCCTGTGTCACATCTCTACATGACCCCAATATATTAATTAATTGTAACATAGGGAATCTAATCTCTGCAATTGACCTCATATCTCttagaagatatttccttttagatTAAATATCTCTTTAAAGACTGTTTTATATGGTGACTTGGTACTACATGGTACTTAAATGCCATGtcttatttaattaaatactATAACATATTTGCTTTGTTCCTGTATCTCTACGTCTTGCTTAATAGGAtactttcattttgcttttggtgATTACAGGTTTATGAATATTCCTTAACATTTAGCATTTCTAATTACTCAAACTGTATGTAGTATAATTGCAATTTTTGGGGGGTACtcattcttcattttattctttcagcCAATATTTACGGAGTAGTGTCTTCCGTATTGATTATACATGTTGAGACTGAGGAAAAATGATTCCTGTTCTTCTAAGGCTTTGTctgttatgttaatattttatcatgTATGTTGCATTTATCATTAACAAATGGTAATCTGTCCTGTCATGCATTTGTTTTATAGATGCTCCTGAAGTTTCGGTAACAGGGTATGATGGAAATTGGTTTGTAGGAAGAAAAGGTGTTAATCTCAAATGTAATGCTGATGCAAATCCACCACCCTTCAAATCTGTGTGGAGCAGGTAATGTTATATACTTTGAAAGAGAAATTATCTAAAAGTGAAACCTTCTTAAATCcccattaaaaattgtttttatctaTATAATACATGATTATAGTAAtagcagaaaatgaaaattttaattaaattttctgtCTTATCCTGCCCTACCTGTCCC
The sequence above is drawn from the Rhinopithecus roxellana isolate Shanxi Qingling chromosome 1, ASM756505v1, whole genome shotgun sequence genome and encodes:
- the NECTIN3 gene encoding nectin-3 isoform X4, which codes for MARTPRPAPLCPEGGKAQLSSASLLGAGLLLQPPTPPPLLLLLFPLLLFSRLCGALAGPIIVEPHVTAVWGKNVSLKCLIEVNETITQISWEKIHGKSSQTVAVHHPQYGFSVQGEYQGRVLFKNYSLNDATITLHNIGFSDSGKYICKAVTFPLGNAQSSTTVTVLVEPTVSLIKGPDSLIDGGNETVAAICIAATGKPVAHIDWEGDLGEMESTTTSFPNETATIISQYKLFPTRFARGRRITCVVKHPALEKDIRYSFILDIQYAPEVSVTGYDGNWFVGRKGVNLKCNADANPPPFKSVWSRLDGQWPDGLLASDNTLHFVHPLTFNYSGVYICKVTNSLGERSDQKVIYISDVPFKQTSSIAVAGAVIGAVLALFIIAIFVTVLLTPRKKRPSYLDKVIDLPPTHKPPPMYEERSPPLPQKDLYQDPPCSTDFSHFNFPECRTPSPQFSKILCFS
- the NECTIN3 gene encoding nectin-3 isoform X3 — encoded protein: MCNLRGALAGPIIVEPHVTAVWGKNVSLKCLIEVNETITQISWEKIHGKSSQTVAVHHPQYGFSVQGEYQGRVLFKNYSLNDATITLHNIGFSDSGKYICKAVTFPLGNAQSSTTVTVLVEPTVSLIKGPDSLIDGGNETVAAICIAATGKPVAHIDWEGDLGEMESTTTSFPNETATIISQYKLFPTRFARGRRITCVVKHPALEKDIRYSFILDIQYAPEVSVTGYDGNWFVGRKGVNLKCNADANPPPFKSVWSRLDGQWPDGLLASDNTLHFVHPLTFNYSGVYICKVTNSLGERSDQKVIYISDPPTTTTLQPTIQWHPSTADIEDLATEPKKLPFPLSTLATIKDDTIATIIASVVGGALFIVLVSVLAGIFCYRRRRTFRGDYFAKNYIPPSDMQKESQIDVLQQDELDSYPDSVKKENKNPVNNLIRKDYIEEPEKTQWNNVENLNRFERPMDYYEDLKMGMKFVSDEHYDENEDDLVSHVDGSVISRREWYV
- the NECTIN3 gene encoding nectin-3 isoform X5, producing the protein MAEGWRWCFVRRTPGLLRGPLLPRSFPGKPRAQTRALAGPIIVEPHVTAVWGKNVSLKCLIEVNETITQISWEKIHGKSSQTVAVHHPQYGFSVQGEYQGRVLFKNYSLNDATITLHNIGFSDSGKYICKAVTFPLGNAQSSTTVTVLVEPTVSLIKGPDSLIDGGNETVAAICIAATGKPVAHIDWEGDLGEMESTTTSFPNETATIISQYKLFPTRFARGRRITCVVKHPALEKDIRYSFILDIQYAPEVSVTGYDGNWFVGRKGVNLKCNADANPPPFKSVWSRLDGQWPDGLLASDNTLHFVHPLTFNYSGVYICKVTNSLGERSDQKVIYISDVPFKQTSSIAVAGAVIGAVLALFIIAIFVTVLLTPRKKRPSYLDKVIDLPPTHKPPPMYEERSPPLPQKDLYQPEHLPLQTQFKEREVGHLQHSNGLNSRSFDYEDENPVGEDGIQQMYPLYNQMCYQDRSPGKHHQNNDPKRVYVDPREHYV